One Deltaproteobacteria bacterium DNA window includes the following coding sequences:
- a CDS encoding patatin-like phospholipase family protein → MKKIALVLSGGGARGAYEAGIISHLRKAIWPDQHGFSIHSGTSAGAINTCYMAATADNPKAQGRNIKTLWENLRSTDIYRGDFGALLHLLARSTAFTTSHFLGLVPLFKKWGKEMDPFQGILDTTPFIPFLKKAIPFSKIPRNIHEGVLDAVSIATTNVGNGKLELFVDKKDAVEYTGAYRIKTGPIDWQHAMASAAVPVIFPPVRIGPYFYVDGSIRQNTPMSPAVQLGADKILIVGVKYREALDSSGSFSLTEPNAYPSFTHLAGKLLDALFLDHIDYDLEQMTRINRVIEWSEKLYGPDFLHNLNEMLKKEAIRGDIANRGLKKIEAFAFFPSEDLGKIACERLIKLSRTKSNLTQVERFFMKFLEVDPTADLDLLSYLMFEKEFMCNLIDIGIKDCKQRETDLAQFFS, encoded by the coding sequence ATGAAAAAAATTGCGTTAGTCCTTTCGGGGGGTGGAGCAAGAGGGGCTTATGAAGCCGGCATCATCTCCCATCTGCGCAAAGCCATCTGGCCTGACCAGCACGGTTTTTCCATCCACTCCGGCACTAGCGCCGGAGCCATCAACACCTGTTACATGGCAGCCACCGCCGATAATCCCAAAGCTCAGGGGCGAAATATCAAAACACTTTGGGAAAATTTGCGCTCTACCGATATTTATCGGGGCGATTTCGGCGCTTTGCTCCATCTGTTGGCGCGCTCAACCGCATTTACAACCTCCCATTTTTTGGGCCTCGTCCCCCTTTTCAAAAAATGGGGGAAAGAAATGGATCCGTTTCAGGGAATTCTTGATACCACCCCTTTCATTCCGTTTTTAAAGAAAGCCATCCCCTTCAGCAAAATTCCGCGAAACATTCACGAAGGCGTTTTGGATGCGGTCTCCATTGCCACGACCAACGTGGGAAACGGAAAACTTGAACTTTTCGTCGATAAAAAAGATGCGGTTGAATACACTGGTGCCTACCGGATAAAAACGGGACCTATTGATTGGCAACACGCCATGGCTTCGGCGGCCGTCCCCGTTATTTTTCCGCCTGTGCGAATCGGTCCTTACTTTTATGTGGATGGAAGCATTCGCCAAAACACACCGATGAGTCCCGCCGTGCAATTGGGTGCGGACAAAATTCTTATTGTCGGTGTCAAATATCGGGAGGCACTGGATAGCTCCGGCAGTTTCAGTCTCACCGAGCCAAACGCCTATCCCAGCTTCACACACTTGGCGGGCAAATTGTTGGACGCCCTTTTTTTGGATCATATCGATTACGATTTGGAGCAAATGACCCGGATCAACCGGGTTATTGAATGGAGCGAAAAACTCTACGGCCCGGATTTTTTGCATAACCTCAATGAGATGCTCAAAAAAGAGGCGATTCGCGGCGATATTGCAAACCGGGGTTTGAAAAAAATAGAGGCCTTTGCGTTCTTCCCCAGCGAAGACCTCGGAAAAATTGCTTGCGAACGGCTTATCAAACTCAGCAGAACCAAAAGCAACCTGACTCAAGTGGAACGTTTCTTTATGAAATTTTTGGAAGTGGATCCAACGGCCGATTTGGACTTGCTCAGCTATCTGATGTTCGAAAAAGAATTCATGTGCAACCTCATCGACATCGGCATCAAAGACTGCAAACAGCGCGAAACCGACCTCGCCCAATTTTTCTCCTGA
- a CDS encoding ABC transporter permease, which yields MSEGLLWQSIKSVWLRNSTMYSKTWKLNILPNFFEPVFFLIGLGLGVGFYIQQIGGVPYPVFLAPGLIAIAAMNGASFESTYNVYVRMNYNRTYDAIIATPVNEHEIIIGELLWSITRAMIYGGIFYLITFLFGIVPSVWSPGILLVLILVGYLFATIGMAYAFTIPTIDLFSVYFTLFLTPLYIFSDTFFPLQERLGSWAWIAEFNPLFHCVRLNRAFATGHFSPILIWDVVYILGVGFIFQRLALKQFKKRIHQPAR from the coding sequence ATGAGTGAAGGACTCCTGTGGCAAAGCATCAAAAGCGTTTGGTTGCGCAACTCCACGATGTATTCCAAAACATGGAAGCTCAACATCCTCCCTAATTTTTTCGAGCCGGTCTTTTTTTTGATCGGGCTCGGTCTTGGCGTGGGTTTTTATATCCAACAAATCGGTGGCGTACCCTACCCCGTCTTTTTGGCACCGGGTCTTATTGCGATCGCCGCGATGAACGGCGCCAGTTTTGAAAGCACTTATAATGTTTATGTTCGGATGAATTACAACCGGACCTATGATGCCATCATCGCAACCCCCGTAAATGAACATGAAATTATTATTGGAGAACTTTTATGGTCGATTACAAGGGCCATGATTTATGGAGGGATTTTTTATTTGATCACTTTCCTCTTTGGAATCGTTCCATCCGTTTGGTCGCCCGGTATTTTGCTCGTTTTAATTCTGGTCGGTTATCTTTTTGCCACCATCGGCATGGCTTATGCCTTCACCATCCCCACCATCGATCTTTTCAGTGTCTACTTCACGCTTTTTCTGACCCCTCTTTATATTTTCAGCGATACTTTTTTTCCTCTTCAGGAAAGATTGGGTTCTTGGGCGTGGATCGCGGAGTTTAATCCTCTTTTTCACTGCGTTCGTCTCAACCGTGCCTTCGCCACGGGACATTTTTCTCCCATCCTCATTTGGGATGTGGTATATATTCTCGGCGTTGGATTTATTTTTCAAAGACTTGCGTTAAAACAGTTTAAGAAACGGATTCACCAACCAGCACGATGA
- a CDS encoding ATP-binding cassette domain-containing protein: MSSVLTAQKLTKFFNGFCAVNEIDFEVASSQCFGFLGPNGAGKTTTIKMIYGALTPTSGTLTLFGSPIYENRRAIKRRIGVVQQKDILEESLSAWDNLKIHGRHFGFDKNYIHNRGEYLLNLLQLSDRADEPIFRYSGGMKRRLSIAKALLNEPELLLLDEPTTGLDPQARLLLWETLRTIKASGTSILLTTHYMHEAELLCDDLVILDYGKIIETGSPKHLIQKHQCQNLEEVFLKMTGRELRDE, from the coding sequence ATGTCCTCTGTCCTCACCGCCCAAAAATTAACGAAATTTTTCAACGGATTTTGTGCCGTGAATGAAATTGATTTCGAAGTGGCATCAAGTCAATGCTTCGGTTTTCTGGGACCCAACGGCGCGGGCAAGACCACCACGATCAAAATGATTTACGGTGCGCTCACTCCCACTTCGGGAACCCTTACCCTCTTCGGCTCTCCCATTTACGAAAACCGCCGCGCCATCAAGCGCCGAATCGGAGTCGTTCAGCAAAAAGATATTTTAGAAGAATCGCTCTCCGCTTGGGATAATTTAAAAATTCATGGCAGACATTTTGGTTTCGATAAAAATTATATTCACAATCGTGGAGAATATTTGTTAAACCTCCTGCAACTTTCTGACCGCGCTGACGAACCCATTTTTCGCTACTCCGGGGGAATGAAGCGCCGTCTGAGCATCGCCAAAGCCCTTCTCAACGAACCCGAACTTTTACTTTTGGATGAACCCACCACCGGCCTGGACCCGCAAGCAAGGCTCTTGTTGTGGGAAACACTGCGCACAATTAAAGCAAGTGGCACATCGATTCTTCTCACCACTCATTACATGCACGAAGCAGAACTCCTGTGCGACGATCTGGTGATTCTGGATTACGGAAAAATCATCGAAACAGGGTCGCCTAAACATCTTATCCAAAAACACCAATGTCAAAATTTGGAAGAGGTTTTTTTGAAAATGACCGGAAGGGAGCTTCGCGATGAGTGA